TCCAAATGGTGCAGTATGCGCAGGTGCGATGAGGACTTGAGCCTTCTCGGAGAATGGGAGGCCATCAAGGAGATCACGGCCAATTTTACTCCGCTGAAGCTCCAGGGGGGGGTCGTGATGGTCGAGGGCAGGGTGGAGGCCTTTACCGTGGGGGAGCTATTAAACCCCGATACTGCCGTAATCCACATCGAGAAGGCCAATCCGGAGATTGGAGAGCTCTATACCGTGATAAATCAGCAGTTTGCAGAAAATGGCTGGGAGGGCATCCTCTACATCAACCGGGAGCAGGATCTTGGCCTGCCGGGGCTTCGAGAAGCAAAACTCTCCTACCAGCCTCACCACATGGTCGAGAAGTTCCGCATTACCCTGGCATAGGGAAAGAGCCTCCCTTTACAGGACAAGGACCTTGGCGCCCCTTATTCTGCTTTCCTTCAATTCCCACAGGGCCTTATTCGCCTCTTCGAGGGGGAATTCTTCTATTTCCGGTTTGATCGGAATCTCGGCCGCCATCAGGAGGAATTCGCTTACATCCCGACGGGCCACATTGGCTACGCTTTTAATCTCCTTTTCAAGCCACAGGTGAGCCGGGTAATCGAGGGCCAGGAGTGACTCTTTATCCCATTCTTCCTTACGTATCGCATTGATTACGAGTCTTCCCCCCTTATGAAGGTTCTTGAGGGATTCCAGAACCGGCTTCCATGCCGGCGTGGTGTCGATTATTGCGTGGAGCTTCTCCGGCGAATGGTCTTCGATCGCCCCCGCCCATCGGGCGCCCAAAGCCATCGCAAAATCCCGCTCCGTCTCGCTTCTCGCGAATACAAAAACCGGTGAATTGGGGTATTTATGCCGTGCCATCTGGATCACGAGATGGGCGGAGGCGCCGAACCCCGTGAGTCCCAGGCTCTCCCCGTCTTTCATTCCCGTGAGCCTCAATGAGCGGTAGCCGATGGTCCCGGCGCAGAGCAAGGGGGCTGCCTCGGCATCGGAGAACATCTGCGGGACGGGGAATGCGAACTCTTCGGACACTGTGGTATACTCCGCGTACCCGCCGTCGACATCCCTGCCCGTGGCCTTGAAGTCATCACACAGATTATCGTCCCCTTTAAGGCAATGAGCGCATCGTCCACATGACGAGTGGATCCACGCGATCCCTACCCGGTCTCCCTCTTTGAACCGCGTAGCCTTTTGCCCCGCTCTTTCGACCCTGCCTATTATCTGGTGGCCGGGCACCACGGGGAGTCGTGCCGGCGCGGTTCTTCCTTCTATCTCATCGAGCTCGGTGTGACAGACGCCGCACGTCGAGACCCTGACGAGAAGCTCGTCATCTCTTTCGATCGGAAGGGGAATATCTCCTGTCTCGAGGGGGTCCACTCCGGGTTCAAGCCGTCTGATGTTTTTTAACAACATTGCTTTCATACCGTGCTCCTCCCTCGCCTTGGTTTTTTTGTGCATTTTGAATTATATTGACAAAACGAGCGTCGAGAATTTAGTATAATAACTCTTGTTTGCGGAATTGTCCATAAAGGATGTCGGGGAAACGTGACGGTGAAGCCGACCCGGGCGAGCGCAAAATCGGTCAGGTGCCACGCAACGACTTTTTTCCCAGCCGGTATTGGTCTTTAAAGGCAGGTGCACGTCGGCGCCTCGGGTAAAATGTTTCGTCAGAATATTAAAAGGGTGCAGGAGGAGGCTCACATGAAGGTTGAAAGGGCGGTAGTAAGTGTTTCGAGTAAGGAAGGGTTATCCGATCTGGCCCTTTTCCTTAAGGATCGCGGTGTGGAGATATTATCAACCGGAGGGACGAAGAAATTTCTTGACGGCATCGGCGTCAATCCGGTGGAGGTAAGCTCATACACGGGTTTTCCGGAGATTATGGACGGCAGGGTAAAAACCCTTCACCCGAAAATACATGGAGGCATTCTCAATATACGGGACAACGCCGAGCACCAGAAGGCGATGAAGATGCTCGATATAAAGCATATCGACATGATCGTGGTAAATCTCTATCCCTTTAAAGAAGTGGTCGCCAAAGGCTGTACCTTCGAGGAAGCAATAGAGAATATAGATATCGGCGGACCGTCTATGATCAGGGCGGCAGCCAAGAATTACAAATATGTGGCGGTGGTAACCGATCCCGCTGATTACGGCAAGGTTATGGAAGAGATGAAAGCCCGTAACGGTCAAACGAGTGAAGGATTGAGGTTTTATCTTGCAAAAAAG
This Syntrophorhabdaceae bacterium DNA region includes the following protein-coding sequences:
- a CDS encoding zinc-dependent alcohol dehydrogenase family protein, giving the protein MKAMLLKNIRRLEPGVDPLETGDIPLPIERDDELLVRVSTCGVCHTELDEIEGRTAPARLPVVPGHQIIGRVERAGQKATRFKEGDRVGIAWIHSSCGRCAHCLKGDDNLCDDFKATGRDVDGGYAEYTTVSEEFAFPVPQMFSDAEAAPLLCAGTIGYRSLRLTGMKDGESLGLTGFGASAHLVIQMARHKYPNSPVFVFARSETERDFAMALGARWAGAIEDHSPEKLHAIIDTTPAWKPVLESLKNLHKGGRLVINAIRKEEWDKESLLALDYPAHLWLEKEIKSVANVARRDVSEFLLMAAEIPIKPEIEEFPLEEANKALWELKESRIRGAKVLVL